GTGTGTGAAGTACAAAGAATTGCTGTTTACTTCTTTTTACAGCAGCTATAAGTAGCCCATACAGGTTTCAGCACCACAGCAGCtgtactttaataattcaaaacAGTCCTTTCCTCTTGGTAGTGTTCCTGTTTCAAGGTTTCATTCCTTTCTGCAAACCTTTAGTTTCTTGAATAGATTTGAAGATTTTGGTTGGTATTCGATGCAACGCATGTCGAAAGCTGGCTGGGCAATGTGACTATCAAACCAGGCACTCTATAAAGATTGTTCTTCACATggtcaaatgtaaaaatttatATTGGTCTGAAACTATGGAACTCGTGTACTCGTGTATATTGACTGAACAATGTTTCAGTCCACGTTGAGCTACTCTGCAACTATACAAGACCTTGAACTCATCAAAACGCATTTTTCCATTCTCTGCAATTTCTTTGACTTAGAGGTCCTTAAGGGAGTTCATGTCAAAGTTGCAGCGACAGAAGTAATTTCTTTAGACAATCCAAACATAGCAGCCAATGTGTCTCTTGAAGTCAACCCTTTGCACAGCATCCATTATTTACACATCAAACCTTTAATAACCATTAAGGGTACAGAAAACATTCAACACAATTTAAAATCAAGATAACAAAATACAGGATTACTTAATTTAGCATCTAAATTAAAACCATACTTGCCTGCTCTGcttgatatatatttatatattatcaACTATTTAAGACAGTTTAcacagtaaataaaacaaaacaataaaacctaaTTATTGTCCAATGAGaaatgagtaaaataaaaaacatgtgtCAACCCAATTTCATATTACCTAGGGGCAGGGGGTGTCTAGGTTGAGTCCATCCACAAAAATGTGACTCGTAACATTCCAAGTCCCAAAAAATAAACTGTCCTGAGCCAGATTCAACAAGCTGTATACATTATATAAGCCTGTACTTACCGTATGAATGCAAAATACTTTGCTCATACTTTTTCAGCCCCTTTTTGGAGGTCACCTTATCACCTAGCCCAAAGCGTGTACACAGATCCGAAAAGCGAAATGAGAAAGGTCTTTGATTGCATCACAACCTACGTGGTGTTGCTAAGACATCCAGTTGTCATTGTCAATTTACATACAACACAAACTTTGTTTCCTTATTCTAAAGCTGTTTGAGCTGATGCCTACAAAGCTTTTAAAGCTGAGCAATAACAGGGAGAGTTAATGTGATTTCCGCTCAACTGTTTCAAGGATCCAAATCACATGAACAGCTGAGGTAGGTCTGTGGCATGGCATcctgctctctgcctccctctagTGGCTGCCGCTGTGCCAGTGCAGGCTCAGCTCTGAGGAGGGCTGTCGTCTTTGCTGAAGGGCTGTGTTGATCCGGGCTTCACCCAAGACAGTCCTGACACTTGCATTCCCTTGTGGTGATCCTCAGGCCGTCTCTAGGGTGAGAAAGGCAAATTACCAGTCACGTCACAGAGAGAACTCGCATAACCTGGCCAGTCAGAGTGCTGCTGGCTTACACTCAGGCCTAACCAAACCTGGGAGATAAGGCCTAGAGGAGCCTGAGCTAGACCACATACTCTGCTGCTCATATACAACCACACAACTCTAAGACAGTTAACTTCTGTGGCTTTGGAAAACGTACTTTATGCGTAAACATCCGCTCCTTTGCTTCATCATGAACAGCTGGGTTCCATGGAGAAAAGCTGCAACGAATGgatgagagacaggcagggattgcgtgaaagggagagaaaaatcatTAACACTGCTTTTTCCTTGGCCATTAtgtcacacacaccagcatcaaagggtgtgttttgttttgatgtagaGGTGGATCGGCATGTTAAGAATGCGGACAGATCACCAACCTTATTGCGTAGGGATCGTCTATCTTGGGCTGGTCAAAAAGATGACTGTTGCATAGTTTCACACTGTCCACCACCTTGCTTTTGAATAACTGCACATCCTTTTCAtatctgaggggaaaaagtgaAGTTTCGTAAAGACAAACTTAAGAAGCCTTTTTACatgtgtattaaaaaaatatatatacatatatactgtatgaatACTGATcaagaaaacaccaaaccatATTAAATTTAAGAGGTACTAGATTTATTAATAAAGCTCAAATAAAGTAGCTTGTACAGGCGTTACTGTGTCATCCAAGGATTTCTCCCCTACCATATGCCAATAAGAACCATACttgctttttaaaatcaaatattttgttAAAGTGTGTGGCTGGAATGAGACCATTAAGTAGAGACACTACAGAAACTCACAGCACAGCAGCCTCTGGGTTGAGTGGTTCCATGGTGTTGATCTTGTAGAAAATAGTACGTGCATACATCAAGACCTGCCAGATGTGGTTGTGATTCCgtctacaaaaaacaaaacatagggGGAAGACAGCATGAAGTAAACACTAATAACTGTACCTAAAAAAGAAATTGACCCCTTAGTTGCCCTTGCAATGGCATATCTAAGACACATGAAGAACATCAGCAATGAGTCGTTTTgatgtgagaaaacaaaaggtgGGCTCCTCTTCCTTGAGCACCACTAAATCTCTATGGAAAGTTCATGGCAAAAAATGGGAGCAAGCAACCTTCAACCACAGCTAGGTACTGTCATTGTCCCTTGCACTGAAACTGGGGAAGCAGGACTATGGAGTGTTCTGCCTCTTCCTCGGGAACACAAATGCTGACACCACTGAGGGGATTCTGACAACTCTAAAAAAGGCAAATTATACATCTAATCACTGCATTCCAGCATTTACAAAATTACAGTGATTGGCTCAAGGGCAGGCCATGTAACTGGCTACAGGTCAACTACGATTACAGATCAATATTAAACCTTTAATGAGCACATCACTTTCAGCAAGTTAAAACGACCTTAAATTTGAGCGATATATGCAGCTACTCTTGCCCTACAAATGTGCCTCAAGGACCATCAGCGTGCATCGTACTAGAACTCTGCATCAGGTTAGATTCACACTGATACGTGACACGCAAAACTCAAACATTATTCATAAACAAGGACCAGCCTGCAGTTCACATCTGTGAGATTGTGGATGAAGATTTAGCAATTTAACTCAAGTTTTGTGATCAGTTAAAATATAAACTATCACACAAATGATGCCATGATATTCCTCCAGTGTGACTGACAATATCATGTAGGTGAATGCATATCATTTGATTACCCCATTATCTGTTATACTTATTTATCATGCTTTTTACCAAGATAGGCCTATGATGCCTGCACAATTACAGTAcctgtttcatttaaaaaaaaaaaaatgagcatggAAATGTCAACACAGAATGGTAATACATCACAACTAAAAAATACAGTCTGTTGTCTAGTATGACTTGAATCTCACTCAAACTGAACTGGCCAACACTCATTTTAATGGGCATCTTTTTGAGTGTCAGAATGATCTAGCAGGGGGGCTcagctgaaggaaaaaaaaatctgtcctaATGACATGGGAGATATGGGGTGATTGCAGAGCAAAAATAAAGACCAGTGCAGGACTTTACATAATTATGGATTACACACCATTTGAGTTTCGTGAACAGTTTTACCCCTTAAACCCTTGGCTTTATCATTTATTGGTCCAAAAGGTGACTGcatcatttgtaaaaataagTAATATGGagccaaaaagaaaagattcaaattcaaataaacctataaaatgcatttaaggtgacaaaaaaaaaactgtcctgaCTCAGACAAATATGTTGTAATGCAGACAACAAAATAACCATAATGTAAAACATTATGGTTATTTTATGGTTAGAGTATGCACTGTTGCATAACAAACTTGAAACTATGAAACCTCGTCACTGGCTGGTCCAAAAGACATCATTTTGTTAACAATTTGTAGTGCcttgttttcactgtttgttaAAACACTGTCTATGGCTTTGGTGTAATATTACCAGAGACTCTTCCCTGTTCATGTGCTAAGCAGAGCAAGGCTCCAGCTGACTGAAGCAGATGAGCAGTGAGCCTACGGCAGTGTCCAGCTGAGCAAACAGTCCAAGATGAGCAGGAGCAGACTGAGTTCAGAAACAACCATAAATGCTGGCCCTTCACAAGCTACACACGACGGTGACAATGCAAAAAAGACAGCTGCACACAGTACACTTCTTGGGATAAACTGTCCTGTTTTTCCAGTTCACTCTGGTCTAGGGACAGAAAACACGTCAACAAGCAAATGTAGCTTGTTACCAGCTGTACACTAGGTCATGCGATTAACCCAACGTACATTCAAAATGAATTATGCAAGACTTgctgaaaatatcagcatatcatATTTAGGTCTAATCAGTGTGTAATCTACTACAGGAGGTGTGTGAATGCTAAGtaatatgcaatatattttatcaaaacaaaacttgaggaagaaaacaggaaactgagTGGTTTaagcacaaaaacagaacagaccTCCACTTGGTGAAAGCTCTTCTGACATCAAGCTCTCCAGACACAGGATCCACCAGGGGATGGAAGACTGGGATATCAAACACCACTCTCTGAAAGCAAgaccattttattttgttgagaAATTTCATTCTGTAAGATAAACTGCAGTTTCCATAACGAGTGTTCAAatgttgcttttgtaatagagtTCTGAATAAGTTTTATTTCAGAGCCCCAGGGCTGGATTTTGCCATTACTGGCATCTAATCAAAAATGTAGCCAGTTAAAGTACTtggtttgattttaaaattttaaaccatgtaaaaaaacaaaacaaaacaaacaaaaaacaaagattatGAACAGACATCCACAACATTTAACATTTGGAGAAAAGTAACATTTTATTCAGGTTTTCCATGACAATATCAACCCTGAACAATGCAGAGATTACAAATACAACAGGGTTGGGTGTacacaatttttaaattttttttgccaCAGTAAATAAACTCTGCCAGGTTCCTTTATTTTATGTAAGCAGTGCAATGACTTGTTAAGTTTGGTATACTACTCACAGGACACTCTCCATCGGGGTAATTATCTGGAATATACACAGTGAATTTGAAGACTCCATCCTGGTACAAGCCATGTCTGATGAATATGACCCCAAACCACActggaaagagagacacactATGAATCTTTATTTCTGTCATGAATCAGAATCACGGCATGCAAAATAGAATAAATGTGCATAAATTTGTCTGTTTCACATTATTGCAGTGGTATCTGACAGTTGGGAGTTTGGCAGTCCATACTGACACGCTTTGCACAAGGATGACAGGATTTATGAGGAATGTTATGGTGACATTTGCTCAAAAAGGAATCAAGTTTATATGGAACAGAATCGTCCAAATTTTGAGATACTGGCTAAAGAAACTCACATAGCTTTTTGGAATAAAACCAATTATATATGTTCATTTGGTGTGTATGAAAGCCCATATACCACATGAAGTGCATGAGGGTCCTTACTTAGAGCAGACTTGTAAGATGGCTGTACATAAATTCCTGGGAGTTTCTGCTTGATCACTAGTGTGCTATGGGACACAGATCACATGATGCAAAATTAGGTCAATGcacaagacagagaaaaaaatgtattgaatttAATTCTGTTCTATTTCCATCAGCACATTCATACCaataaaatggtttgtttgAGACTGAGTTCATGCTAGCTGTGCGTTTTGgttcacaataacaataacatttttgtgtttgttttttttgcccaaCAACAAAAgttaaaggaaacaaaaatgCTCAAATAAACTTTCTATACGTCAGTGTATACCTGCAATTCTCCCCCTGGACCAGTACTTACAACTCTGCCAGCAAGGAGTACTCCAGGTAGAAGGGGCCATAAGAGGCGTGTGTGCCATTGGCTGCTTGGGCCGAGGCGGCCATTGATGCAGGCTTGGTAATGGGAGCTGCATTCTTAGGGATGGCAGGAAGCTGCTTTTTGCCAAAGGGTGGCCGGGCTGGGCTGGCTCTCTGCTCCCCCTGCCCGCTCTGTTCCTCGCCGTCAGACCTTGGCTGTTTTGCAGGAAAAAGATTGTTGGAATCTTTGAAAAGACATATTTGGTCAGTTCTTAGGAGAAAGAGTCTATCATCCATCTTTATAAATTCAAGTTGCCAAGTTTTAAACACGACAGGAAAAAACTCTTGAgaaactgattacagcaggCTACTGTTTGTGAGCACTTGTGCACACTAGCCAGCACACCAGCAGCCCTGGGCACTAACCATATGCTGTGACCAACCTCTCAGGTTTCACTGCTcatctgttgtcttttttttccaaagctccTTCAAGGACGGGGCCCAGACACTAGTATCATGCTACGATTCCTACCTTTGTGACTTTGCAGAGCACCAGCAGAGGAGTATGGGCCAGCACATAGCAGCAAGTATTCCACGAACGCTCAGGAAGCCACAAAGCATGTTGCTGATGACTAATGCAACTATGACAGGAATGCCATGGTTGAATAGTGTGCTAATGCAGCAGATCTACTGTAGTCTGCACATTTATGGAACTGAGGCTTGACAGAATGTTTTTGGAATGTTACTGTGAGCAGGCTGGGAATAATCAATTGACACCCTTGCTCAAGGTATGGTGTTTGTTTTCCCCCCTGGCTGCACCAGTATGTGAAAAATTTAGCACCACCCTTCCTCTTTGCCGGTGGAAATTCAGGACAGTGATAGCCAATAGGACAGAAACAGTCACAAAGTAATACTAGCACAACAATGGATAGACTTTTGTTTATTACGGTATGGCAGCCAAGTGAACTCCACTcaaaaaatgtccttttcacacagcaaaatgtcACCTTTGTAGTCATGTAGATATTTAAACTTTACTTCTCTGACAAAAAAGGTTCAAAATTTTCCATTGGGTAAAGTATTTCACTAACATTTAAACTGCTCAAGTGGAAATAAGGCTGGGCAATGTACTGTTCTACTgctctaaaaaataaataaataaataaataaaaagctctTGCTCTTCACTGCGAAAATTAAAACATGTAAGACTGTCACTCAAGGTATTAGTCATCAACTGTAGGGATACTCTTATATGTAAATGCCAAAAAGCAATAGAAAACCTCACCTTCATCTTGGAAGATTAGACAATTCTGAATCAGGATTTCAAGGAAAACCAAGATGGGGGAGAGGTACAGTATTGTAGACCTCTGTTCTGTtgttcaaacaaacagaggctggaggtgctccaaaaaaaaagtcacagaggCAGTTGcaaaaacactaaattaaaatTAGCCAGCATTTTCAAACGAAATGATCTTTGTGTGTacgatgttaaaaaaaaaaaaaaaaagactgctgaGTAAAgacacagcacatttttttttaaaaaaagttccTGTCAATATCCTCTCTTGCTCTTGGCGAGAATGTCATCAAATTCCACAACAAAAATCCAGCAGTTTTATATTCAATTGCTTGTCCACAAATACAATCCTTAAGATCTAGCATGCATAGTGTCTACTGATAAATTTGGCAAAGAAATGACACACCAAACAATACAGATGTCAACGCCAGGTCATCTTTTAAAAACTGATTCATGCTGCTTGCAACCAATCCCTGGGTTTATTGAAGTGCCAggagaaaaaaggcagaattaaaatttaactttttatcAAAAATAAGTGACGTTTATATGCCAAGTATAAGTACTATCAGCACTAGACCCTTAAGATATAGAGGTCTTAAAGGTCCAGTTGTATGGGGGTATGCAAGACTAACTGCCAATGATTAAGGCAAAATCCACCTTGCAGGTTTCACAAGGCAGTCTGACGCCACATTGTCTTTCATAGAGAGGAATCAAGTGCACAATCATTTACCCAGTTGTGCTACAGCCAACACAAGAGCCCAGTGCAGAACTTTACCTTTCGACTTGTACTGGCAGACATGCTCCAGAAGGGGTTCAGGTTCATAACTCATAGGGGTTCAAAAACGTGTGTCCCTCTTTTTATGTAGGTCCCACGACAAGTACTGCCGGTGCCATCCGCTGATGACAGAGGGAAGACATGAAGAAACAAATGATTACTGATTAGCTGAGGTCAAGACACTAGGGATTTAAGCAcattacacgcacacacaaaacatcactCTAACGTTACCTGAtcatattagttttcctaaattATCAGCTAAATCACCGTAAATGAATGTATAACTACTTTCAAAACGTGTATTATTGCAGACAGCGCCTTCATTCAATAAGGAATGTTTGGGTTAGTCAGCTTTATGCTAACTGGTAGCAGATACATGTAGGTAGCGATGTTCATTATTGTCAATTCTGCAATGTATATTGTCCTAGTGTGTTAACTAGGCATCTGTCAAACATTATCAACATAACTGGACATTTTAAACATGGAATTCTTGGCTGGATACTGAACTAACACCGTGCAATTAGCCTCAGTCTGCAATAACAAGCTAGGTTGGCAAACAATGTTATGAGGTTGCTAGCTTGACCTAGCTGATCAAAATTTCAGCTGACAGCTGGAAATGTAGCTGAATAATTTGTTGGGGAACAAGGAGAGTTGAGGTTAGTGTTCACACTCAAGCTGTCTCCACTGCTTTCGTGACTAATTTAACGTTATCTAACGCTTAATGTTACATTAGCCTACCCAGCTGTCTTTTGCTTTGCtaacaagttgtttttttcctttcacgTTAGCATATAAACGTTGACTCGCTTAGTTAGGTAGTGCTAACTCACCTTATTTGCAAGAGAcctaaaaaaaaccctgtaGTGGAGTTGTTACCCGGCTTCCCAGCGAGATTTTCGCACCAACTTCAGCTGCTTGCCACCTCTTTTGCTATCATTCggctagctggctaacgttagctaaacagtttgacagacagagacaccGGAACTCAATCTAACCTGATGAGGGGCGGTTCTTAGCGACGAGTTCGAATTCTCATTGGCTTACTGGGAAAGGTCCTGGTAGTTGATTTGCTGATATTCAGTCACGTTTAAGGGAAATTTGACTTAGGTCGTGGACTTTAATGCAGATAGAGAGAGTAGTCAATCAGAGGGTAGGCTGTGCATTTCTATATTTTGTGGAGCAGCTAAACTCTCTGGCTATTAACACATTCAAATACTCAGtttattaaattagattatagTTTATTAGAGTTGTTATTGAGATAgtttccctcactctctctatgTGGACTTAGGTTATAATCACATGGTT
This DNA window, taken from Myripristis murdjan chromosome 3, fMyrMur1.1, whole genome shotgun sequence, encodes the following:
- the aktip gene encoding AKT-interacting protein, encoding MNLNPFWSMSASTSRKPRSDGEEQSGQGEQRASPARPPFGKKQLPAIPKNAAPITKPASMAASAQAANGTHASYGPFYLEYSLLAEFTLVIKQKLPGIYVQPSYKSALMWFGVIFIRHGLYQDGVFKFTVYIPDNYPDGECPRVVFDIPVFHPLVDPVSGELDVRRAFTKWRRNHNHIWQVLMYARTIFYKINTMEPLNPEAAVLYEKDVQLFKSKVVDSVKLCNSHLFDQPKIDDPYAISFSPWNPAVHDEAKERMFTHKRRPEDHHKGMQVSGLSWVKPGSTQPFSKDDSPPQS